The Actinoplanes sp. N902-109 genomic interval TCGGCTGCGCTCGAGGTCGCCTGCTGAAGCAGGATGTCGATGCCCCAGGCGGCCTGCTTGAGCGGCACCCCGCCGGCGTGCAGCAACCCCAGCATCGAGTCGATCAGCCGGAGGTAGTGCGGTCCGGAGGGCCGCAGTGTGAGCACCGACCGCGCCAGGCTCGGATAGCGATAGAGCGTGATCGTGTACGCCGTGAGCAGCGCGATCAGCCGGTCACGCCATCCCTGCTCCGCGAAGTCGCTCGGGTGGTCCAGGCCGGCCAGCAGCTCGTCGAGAATCGCGCCGTGCAGTTCGGCTGTGTTGCGCACATACACATAGAGCGAGGCTGGTCCGGTGTCCAGCTCGGCGGCCAGCCGCCGCATCGTGACCCGCTCCAGGCCCTCCGCGCGCATGATGTCCACCGCCGTGCCCACCATCGCCTCGCGGCTCAGCGGCGCTTTGGCCGGCCGGTCTCGGCGGCTGACGGGAACTCGACGGGGACTCACAACGCGATCGTAACGAACATGTTCGTCAGATGGGAAGACCCAGTGACGACTTCCACGTCCGCCTCTGCTTCCGCTCCGACAGGCTCAGGGCTGCGAGGGCCGCTGCCAGAATTCCTCCGGGAGCACGGCCGGAGGCTCGGGAATGGTGGCGGTGACAAGCGGGGCAGGGCCGCGCGCCGCCCGAGCGCGCTGGGACAGCTGCTCGGCGAGCCACCACGCCTCGGCCACGTCGCGGTCCTTGGCCACGCCGGAGCGGCCACCCGCGGTGTCCGCGTACACCGTTGCCAGACCCAGCAGGCGCTGCAGCGGGCCCTGCACGACCCGGATGCTCTGCATGCGGGCGTACGGCACGAGGGTCATCTCCCGGGTCAGCAAGCCGGAGCGGGCGACGAACACCTCCGGGGTCATGCCGATGCCCATGGCCCGCAGCGCGAACGGATGCAGCCAGCGCGCCCGCTCGGGCGGTGGCAGGGTCGCCAGGGCACCGAGGTCGACGCCGGGCAGCACCTCCCAGACCAGGAGCCGGCCGGCCTCGAACACCCCGACCGGCAGCAGGCGGTCCGAGCGCCGGTCATTGCCGCCCGACTGCTCACCGGCGTACCCGGCGATGTCCAGCCGCATATGCAGCCAGCCCTGCATGCGCCACAACAGCGGCCAGGTCACGCCGATTGCCTGCACCCGGTTGAGCGGAACCACCTGGCTGCGGGTCTCCACCAGCCCGAAGCGCACCGCCAACCGGCCGTCCTGGTCGCGGGCCAGCCGGAAGTCCCAGTCCTGCAGCACCCGGCGCACCGGCTGCAGGAGCACACCCGCCATCGCAGTGAACGTGCTCGCGATGCCGATGAACGTCCAGGAGCCCTCCAGCACGAACTGCATGATCACGAAGGCCACACCGACCGGCAGGAAGAACGCCTGCGGGGTGAGCAACTGGCTGATCACGAGGTCGCGGTTGCCGACCCGGAAGAGCGGACGTTCGTGGCTCGGCACCGGCTGGGCCGGATCGTGCTGCTCACGGGTCCCGGGGGCGCGGCCGGCAAGGGCGAGCAGGCGTTCCCGCAGAGCGGCGGCCTCGCGCACCGACAGATAGGCCAGCGGTGCCTCGGTCTTGCCGCCACCGACGACCTCGAGCCGCAGCTCAGCCAGCCCGGTGAGCTGGGCCAGCAGCGGCCGGCGCAGCTCCACGGCCTGCAGCCGGTCGAGCGGGATCGCGCGGTTGCGCCGCCACAGCAGCCCGTCCTGGATCCGCAGCTCCCGGCCGACGAGGTGATAGCCGGTATTCAGCCAGCCGATCACCGAGTAGATGACGACGCACACCGCCAGCACCGCCACCACCAGCGCGAAGCGTTCGAGCCCCACCCGCGACAAGGTCTGCCAGCTGAGTGCGGCGACGATGACGGCGATCGACTTGGCCCCGGTGAGCAACGGGCTGAGCGGATGCAACCGCCGGCGCGGCTCCCCGACAATGTCCCGTCCCGCCTCGCCGCGCGTCCCCGCCCCGGGCAGATCCGACGTCACGCCAGGCGACACCGGCACCGCGCCGGGATGCGGGCTCGCGGGTGCCGCCCCAGGGTGGGCGGCCGGGGGAGTGGCGCCGGGGTGCGCGTTCGCGGTTGTGCCGTCGGGGTGCGCGTTCGTGGGTGTGCCGTCGAGGTGCGCGTTCGCGGGTGTGGCGCCGGGGTGCGGGTTCGTGGGTGTGGCGTCGGGTTCCGGCTGGGGCCGGGCGTCAGCGGCGGTCACAGGCCTTCAGCCCGGTCCTCGCCGAGCGCGGTGAGCCGGTCGCGCAGGCGGGCCGCCTCGTCCGGGGGCAGGCCGGGAATCCTCGCGTCGCTGGCCGCCGCTGCCGTGTGCAATTGGACGGTGGCGAGCTTGAAGGCGCGTTCCAGCGGCCCGGCCGTCACATCGACGAACTGCATGCGGGCGTACGGGACGATCGACAGCCGGCGGATCACCAGCCCGTGGCGGACGAGGAGGTCGTTGTCGCGCTCCGCGTACCCCCACGCCTTGACGGCCTTGACCGTGACGATGGACCGCCAGACGGCCAGCACCAGGACCAGGGCGATAGCCACCGGCCAGAGCCAATGCCCGGTGAAGGCCCAGCCGACGGCGAGGCCGGCCACCACGACCACCACCCACGACGCCCGGTTGATGAGTTCCACAGTGATCAGGCTGCGGGAGACGGGCCGCCACGCGACGGTTTCGGGCCAGGGCTCGAGTGCACTGCCGGGGGTAGGTCCAGTCACCTGTCCCAGACTAGGGGGTGGGGTGGAACTCGGTCACCTCGCGCAGGAAACCGCGCAGCTCCAGGAACGTGCCGAGGGTCTCGCGGTGCTGGTCGCAGGCGAGCCACGTCTTCCGGTAGTCCGGGGCGTGCAACTTGGGGTTGTTCCACTCCAGCGCCCACGCCGCAGCCGCACGGCAACCCTTGGCGGAGCACTGCACGGCAAGTTCCTCGACCACCGGCCAACCTTAACGGCGAAGGCCGTACGGCAGCTGACGAGAGGGGCACCGCGGGGAGAATGTGAGCGCCGGGCGACCACGGGGGAAGTCGCCCGGCGACGGGGAGAATGTTACACGGCTGATCCGCGCTTCCGTCTACCCCGCGAGGTGCCCGTCCGTGCGCATCGCGCAGAAAGATCGACATGTTCGGACGGCCGGGCGGGTAACCTGCGCCCACACGCCTGTTGCTGGAAGCCGTTGGCGCGTAATGCGGCTCTGCCGGAATCCTCTCAGCATGGTCGTGTAAGTCTTGAGCGTCGGCATGCGCCGACGCGACCGCGAAGTGCACACGCTGTTGGAGGACCGGTGGCCGAGCCGACCACGCCCGAGGGCACGACCAGCGCGACCGGTGACCCGGCGGGCGCCCCGGTGCCGCCCGCGCAGGACGCCACCCAGCTCGAACGGGCCATGTTCGAGGTCAAGCGCGTGATCGTCGGGCAGGACCGGATGGTCGAGCGGATGTTCGTCGCGCTGCTCGCCCGCGGGCACTGCCTGCTCGAGGGCGTGCCCGGTGTGGCCAAGACGCTGGCGGTCGAGACCCTGGCCAAGGTGGTCGGCGGCTCGTTCTCCCGGGTGCAGTTCACCCCCGACCTGGTGCCCGCCGACATCGTGGGCACCCGGATCTACCGGCAGTCGAGCGAGAAGTTCGATGTCGAGCTGGGCCCGGTGTTCGTCAACTTCCTGCTGGCCGACGAGATCAACCGCGCGCCGGCCAAGGTGCAGTCGGCGCTGCTCGAGGTGATGGCCGAGCACCAGGTGTCGATCGGTGGCGAGTCCCACAGCGTGCCCAACCCCTTCCTGGTCATGGCGACGCAGAACCCGATCGAGCAGGAGGGCGTCTACCCGCTGCCCGAGGCGCAGCGCGACCGCTTCCTGATG includes:
- a CDS encoding TetR/AcrR family transcriptional regulator: MSPRRVPVSRRDRPAKAPLSREAMVGTAVDIMRAEGLERVTMRRLAAELDTGPASLYVYVRNTAELHGAILDELLAGLDHPSDFAEQGWRDRLIALLTAYTITLYRYPSLARSVLTLRPSGPHYLRLIDSMLGLLHAGGVPLKQAAWGIDILLQQATSSAAEHGSRDQALESAEEEEELREAMAAASAEAFPHIDRARDELFSGTGEERMRWAFDTIIDGLRA
- a CDS encoding PH domain-containing protein — protein: MPVSPGVTSDLPGAGTRGEAGRDIVGEPRRRLHPLSPLLTGAKSIAVIVAALSWQTLSRVGLERFALVVAVLAVCVVIYSVIGWLNTGYHLVGRELRIQDGLLWRRNRAIPLDRLQAVELRRPLLAQLTGLAELRLEVVGGGKTEAPLAYLSVREAAALRERLLALAGRAPGTREQHDPAQPVPSHERPLFRVGNRDLVISQLLTPQAFFLPVGVAFVIMQFVLEGSWTFIGIASTFTAMAGVLLQPVRRVLQDWDFRLARDQDGRLAVRFGLVETRSQVVPLNRVQAIGVTWPLLWRMQGWLHMRLDIAGYAGEQSGGNDRRSDRLLPVGVFEAGRLLVWEVLPGVDLGALATLPPPERARWLHPFALRAMGIGMTPEVFVARSGLLTREMTLVPYARMQSIRVVQGPLQRLLGLATVYADTAGGRSGVAKDRDVAEAWWLAEQLSQRARAARGPAPLVTATIPEPPAVLPEEFWQRPSQP
- a CDS encoding PH domain-containing protein, translating into MGQVTGPTPGSALEPWPETVAWRPVSRSLITVELINRASWVVVVVAGLAVGWAFTGHWLWPVAIALVLVLAVWRSIVTVKAVKAWGYAERDNDLLVRHGLVIRRLSIVPYARMQFVDVTAGPLERAFKLATVQLHTAAAASDARIPGLPPDEAARLRDRLTALGEDRAEGL